A stretch of the Medicago truncatula cultivar Jemalong A17 chromosome 5, MtrunA17r5.0-ANR, whole genome shotgun sequence genome encodes the following:
- the LOC11424559 gene encoding elongation factor 1-beta 2: MAVTFSDLHTEEGLKSLNEFLSGKKYISGDQLTKDDIKVYGYVSEKPSDAFANVAGWYDVVSSHLAASFPGKAQGVKFSGKVAPAAEAPAKAAAPAAEDDDDLDLFGDETEEDKKAAEEREASKKPAKKKESGKSSILLDVKPWDDETDMKKLEEAVRTVEIPGLTWGASKLVAVGYGIKKLQIMLTIIDDLVSVDDLIEERLTVEPINEYVQSCDIVAFNKI, from the exons ATGGCTGTTACCTTCTCAGATCTTCACACAGAAGAGGGTCTCAAATCCCTCAATGAATTCCTCtctggaaaaaaatatatttctgg GGATCAATTGACAAAGGATGATATCAAAGTGTACGGATATGTTTCTGAGAAACCAAGTGATGCTTTTGCCAATGTTGCTGGTTGGTACGATGTGGTCTCTTCACATCTTGCTGCAAG TTTCCCTGGAAAAGCTCAAGGTGTGAAATTCAGTGGAAAAGTTGCTCCAGCTGCAGAAGCACCTGCTAAAGCT GCTGCACCTGCTgctgaagatgatgatgatcttGACCTCTTTGGTGATGAAACAGAGGAGGATAAGAAGGCAGCAGAGGAAAGGGAGGCATCTAAAAAGCCCGCAAAGAAGAAAGAGA GTGGCAAGTCTTCCATTCTGCTTGATGTTAAGCCATGGGATGATGAGACAGACATGAAGAAGCTGGAAGAGGCTGTTCGCACCGTTGAAATTCCCGGTTTAACCTGGGGAGCAT CCAAGCTGGTTGCTGTTGGATACGGAATCAAGAAGCTGCAGATCATGTTGACCATTATTGATGATCTTGTATCTGTGGACGACCTCATTGAAGAAAGACTCACAGTTGAGCCAATTAACGAGTATGTCCAGAGCTGTGACATTGTCGCATTCAACAAAATTTAA